CGGCGACGGCCATGGCCTCCGCCTCACCGCCCTGCACCTGGAACGACAGCATGCCGCCGAAGCCGCCCTGCATCTGCCGGCGCGCGAGCGCATGGCCGGGATGCGTCGGCAGCCCGGGATGGTGCACACATGTCACCCGTGGGTGCGCAGCCAGGAACGCCGCCACGCGCAGCGCACCCTCCGATTGCGCCCGCACCCGATACGGCAGGGTCGGGAGGCTGCGCAGCAACAGCCAGCAATCGAACGGCGACGGTGCCGCGCCGCCGAACACCTGATACGCCCGCACACGCTGCACGAAGTCGTCATCGGCGCGCGCGACGACGCAGCCGCCCAGCACGTCGCTGTGCCCGCCGATGTACTTGGTCGTGGAATGCACCACCAGGTCGGCCCCGAGCGCCAGCGGCTGCTGCAAGATCGGCGTGGCGAAGGTGTTGTCGCAGACCAGCCGCGCGCCGCCGGCGTGTGCGATCTCCGCCGCTGCCGCGATGTCGGTCAGTTGCAGGCGCGGGTTGGACGGCGTTTCCACCCATACCAGCCGGGTAGCCGGGCGCATGGCGCGCGCGACGTTCGCCGGGTCGGTCATGTCCACGAAGTCGGCCTGCAAGCCCCAGCGCCGCAGCGCGCCGGTGAGCACGGCGCGCGTGCCGTAATACGTCTCGGTCGAGGCGATCACATGGTCGCCGGGCGCAAGCGCCTGCAGCACCGCCGACGTGGCCGCGTTGCCGGAGGCGAAGGCAACCGCGACCGCGCCCCCTTCCAGCGCCGCCAGCGCGCGTTCCAGCGCGTCGCGGTTGGGGTTGCTGTTGCGCGTGTAGATATGACCGCCGGGAAACGCGCCGTCCGCGGCGCGCTCGAAGGTGGTGGAGAGGGTGATCGAGGGCGTGATCGCGCGCGTCGCCGGCTCCACCTCGCGGCCAGCGTGCACGGCAAGCGTCTCAATCTTCATGGCCTTCATGGCAAGCTCCGGGCCGGTCGCGGCTGCGAGACGACGTTGACCACTGCGAACGTCAGGCCGGTCGCCAGCGTGCAGATCAGCACGACCCATGGCATCACCTGCGGGCCGACCGGCTCGAACAACTGGCCGATCAGCCAGGGCAGCGTCATCCCGCCCAGGCTCGAGCCGGCCAAAAAGATGGCGGTGACCTGACCGGTGATGCGCATGCGCGACTCGGCAAACGAGATCATCGTGGGAAACAGCGCGGCCATGCCCAGCCCGACGACGATCACGCCGGCCCACAGCAACAGCGGCGACCGGCCGCCCAGCAGGAAGAGCACCACCCCCAGCGCGCACAGGACGAAGTCGAGCAGCATGACCACCTGCGGGCGCAGGCGCGTCGCCAGGGGGACGGAGAGCAGCCGGCCCAGCATGAACGCGCCCCAGAAGGCCGAGGTGAGCACGGCGGCTGCGGCCGCGTCGCCGTAGCCGATGGCGATGGCATAGCTGGCGATCCACCCGCCGAAGGCGATCTCCATGCCGACGTAGAGGAAGAAGAAGACGGCCATCAGCACGGCCAGGCCGGTGCGCGTGTGGCTGCGGGCGTTCGCCGGGTCGTAGGCGACCGCCGGATGCGCCGGGCTGGGGACGCGCACGTGCCACAACACCGGCGCAATCGCCGTCAGCGCGATCAGCCAATAGGCCCAAGCGACGTGGCCGCCGCTCGAGGCGATCACCTGCGCCACGACGAGCGGTGCGACGAAGGTGCCTAACCCAAAGCAGAAGTGCAGCGCGTTCATGAACGGGCCGACCTTCGCGCCGTGCACCCAAACCAGCAGCGTGTTGCCGCCCACGTCCACCGCGCCCTCGGCGACGCTGGCGACGAAGAAGGCCGCAGCGAGCAGCCATAGTGTCTGCGCCACCGGCGCGACGGCCATCGCCAGCGCGATCACCACGAACGCGCCGGCGATGACCGGATGGCCGCGCACGCGGTCGTATAAGCGCCCGCCGGCGAGCGATCCCAACAGGTAACCGAAGGAGCGCACGGGGAAGAGGATGCTGATCTCGCCCAGCGTGACGCGCGTGTTGGCGGCCAGGCCGGAGAGCGTCGGGCCCAGCAGCGCGGCGAACAGGCCGAGGCCGACGAAGGCGATGAAGTAGCCGGCGGTTTGCGCTGCCGGCGCTGCAGCGTGCGTTGCCTGCGCCTTGCCGGCGGGGACGGCAGTAGAGGAGTCCATTCAGCCTTCGCCCCACTCCAGCTCGTAATCGCCGATGTACACCGTGTCGCCGGGCTGGATGCCGAGCCGCTGGAGTTCGGACCCGACGCCGCTGCGATCCAGCAGACGCTGGAATTGCAAGACCGCGTCGTCCAGATCCCAGCGGGTGGTCTGCACGCGGCGCTCGAGCATGGGCGAGATCACGCGAAAGCCGCCACCCTCGCGGACGATCTGGAAGGAAGTCTCTTGCTCCGGCCAGGCGTCCGGCGCCGGCTCCGGTTCGACCTCCGGGAGCGGCGGCAGGGCGTCGAGCACGCGCACGGCGCGGCCGAGTAGCTCGTGCACGTTCTCGCCGGTCGCCGCGGAGATCGGCAGCACGCCGAGCGGCCGGCCGGACGACGGGCGCAGCGCGTCGAGGTCGGTGGGCGGCGCGCGCCGAGCGTCGGCGATCTTGCCATCGCCGACGAACAGCTCGAAGGCCGCGCGCGCATCGGGCAGGTCCATCTTGGTCATGGCCACAACCTGCGGCTTATCGGCCAGCCCGTGGCCGAAGGCGGCCATCTCGCGGTTGACCGTTTCGTAATCGGCCAGCGGATCGTCGCTGAGGCCGTCGAGCAGGTGGATGAGCACGCGGGTGCGTTCGATGTGGCGCAGGAAGTCATGGCCCAGGCCGGCGCCCTGGCTCGCGCCCTCGATCAGGCCGGGGATATCGGCCAGCACGACCGTCCGGTCGTCGTCCAGGTAGGCCACGCCCAAATTGGGGCGCAGCGTGGTGAACGGGTAATCGGCGATCTTCGGCTTGGCCGCGGTGAGGGCCGAGAGCAGGGTGCTCTTGCCGGCGTTGGGCTTGCCGACGATGCCGATGTCGGCGATGAGCTTGAGTTCCAGCTTCAGCGTGCGGCGCTCGCCCGGCTCGCCGTTCTCGGCGATCTGCGGCGCCTGGTTGGTGGGCGTGGCGAACATGGCGTTGCCGCGACCGCCACGACCGCCCTTCGCCACGACGAGCTGCTGGCCGGGCCGGGTGAGATCGCCCAACACGCGCCCGGTTTCGGCGTCGCGCACGACGGTTCCAGGCGGCACCTCGACATATTTGGGCTTGCCGCTGCGCCCGGTTTTGTTCTGGCTACCGCCGTCACGGCCGCTCTCGGCCTCGAACCGGCGACGATGCTGAAAGTGAGCCAGCGTGTTCAGGCGCGGATTGACGACGAGAATGACGTCGCCGCCGCGACCGCCATTGCCGCCGTCCGGCCCGCCGCGTGGCACATGCGCCTCGCGCCGGAAGCTCATCATGCCATCGCCGCCGCGGCCGGCCTTGACCGTGATCGTGGCCAGGTCGTACATCAACGATTCTTTCTGCTCTGCCATGTGACGCTCCGAAGGACGCCTATTATCAGGGGTGAGGGGTGGAGGTGTCATGGGTGTCGGTAGCGTCGTGCGGGTCACAGCGTCCCGCGGTCGCAGCGCCATCGTTCGAGCGCATTCCAGTCTATCGTCACGCCTAGGCCGGGCGCGTCGGAGAGCGTGACCTGTGCAGGCTTGTCTACATCGGGGACGATCGGCGCCGGCAGGATGAAATCGCGCCGCTCCGGCGTCCAGCCCGGCGGGTCGAAAGGGAATTCGACGAAAGGCGCCGTGCTCACCGCTGCGCAGACGTGCAGATTCGCCAGCAACACC
The window above is part of the Candidatus Roseilinea sp. genome. Proteins encoded here:
- a CDS encoding cystathionine gamma-synthase — its product is MKAMKIETLAVHAGREVEPATRAITPSITLSTTFERAADGAFPGGHIYTRNSNPNRDALERALAALEGGAVAVAFASGNAATSAVLQALAPGDHVIASTETYYGTRAVLTGALRRWGLQADFVDMTDPANVARAMRPATRLVWVETPSNPRLQLTDIAAAAEIAHAGGARLVCDNTFATPILQQPLALGADLVVHSTTKYIGGHSDVLGGCVVARADDDFVQRVRAYQVFGGAAPSPFDCWLLLRSLPTLPYRVRAQSEGALRVAAFLAAHPRVTCVHHPGLPTHPGHALARRQMQGGFGGMLSFQVQGGEAEAMAVAAQVRLITRATSLGGVESLIEHRASVEGPETPTPRDLLRLSVGLEHPDDLIADLAQALAGERT
- a CDS encoding MFS transporter; amino-acid sequence: MDSSTAVPAGKAQATHAAAPAAQTAGYFIAFVGLGLFAALLGPTLSGLAANTRVTLGEISILFPVRSFGYLLGSLAGGRLYDRVRGHPVIAGAFVVIALAMAVAPVAQTLWLLAAAFFVASVAEGAVDVGGNTLLVWVHGAKVGPFMNALHFCFGLGTFVAPLVVAQVIASSGGHVAWAYWLIALTAIAPVLWHVRVPSPAHPAVAYDPANARSHTRTGLAVLMAVFFFLYVGMEIAFGGWIASYAIAIGYGDAAAAAVLTSAFWGAFMLGRLLSVPLATRLRPQVVMLLDFVLCALGVVLFLLGGRSPLLLWAGVIVVGLGMAALFPTMISFAESRMRITGQVTAIFLAGSSLGGMTLPWLIGQLFEPVGPQVMPWVVLICTLATGLTFAVVNVVSQPRPARSLP
- the obg gene encoding GTPase Obg translates to MAEQKESLMYDLATITVKAGRGGDGMMSFRREAHVPRGGPDGGNGGRGGDVILVVNPRLNTLAHFQHRRRFEAESGRDGGSQNKTGRSGKPKYVEVPPGTVVRDAETGRVLGDLTRPGQQLVVAKGGRGGRGNAMFATPTNQAPQIAENGEPGERRTLKLELKLIADIGIVGKPNAGKSTLLSALTAAKPKIADYPFTTLRPNLGVAYLDDDRTVVLADIPGLIEGASQGAGLGHDFLRHIERTRVLIHLLDGLSDDPLADYETVNREMAAFGHGLADKPQVVAMTKMDLPDARAAFELFVGDGKIADARRAPPTDLDALRPSSGRPLGVLPISAATGENVHELLGRAVRVLDALPPLPEVEPEPAPDAWPEQETSFQIVREGGGFRVISPMLERRVQTTRWDLDDAVLQFQRLLDRSGVGSELQRLGIQPGDTVYIGDYELEWGEG